CGTCCGTGACCGCCTTGTTGACGGAGACGTACGCCCGCCCGAGCGTGTGGTCGATGTTGGAGACGACTTTGGCCTTGGCGTCGCCGACGATCGTCTTCGGGTGCACCCGCACCCCGATCTCGTCGAGCGTCTCGGCCAGCAACTCGCGGCGGCGCTTGATGTCCGCCTCGATCTGCGCCGGGGTTCTGATGTCCGACGTGTCCGCCACGGTGGGGCCTCCGGGATCGCTGCTACGTGTCCTGGACAGTCTGTCAGTTCCGACCGCGACCGCACTGTCAGGACCCCCGGTTACGCTGACCCAATGAGCGAGCGACTCCAGCCCGGGGACGTGGCCCCCGCCTTCACCCTGCCCGACGCCGACGGCAACGAGATCTCCCTGTCGGACCACAAGGGCCGCAAGGTCATCGTCTACTTCTACCCGGCCGCCCTGACACCGGGCTGCACGAAGCAGGCCTGCGACTTCACCGACAACCTGGAGGTGCTGGCCGGCGCGGGGTACGACGTCATCGGCATCTCCCCGGACGCCCCGGAGAAGCTGGCGAAGTTCCGCGAGAAGGAGTCCTTGAAGGTCACCCTCCTCGCCGACCCCGACAAGAAGGTCACCGAGGCCTACGCGGCGTACGGCGAGAAGAAGAACTACGGCAAGACCTACATGGGCGTCATCCGCTCCACGATCATCGTGGACGAGGAGGGCAAGGTCGAACGGGCCCTGTACAACGTCCGGGCGACGGGCCACGTGGCGAAGATCATCAAGGATTTGGGTATCTGAACGAGATCCAGCAGTCAGGAGCCAGGTCGGGCCGCTCGGGCACCGGCCTGCGCTCCTCGGTCCAGGCTCCGGGCGCGAACTCCTCG
This portion of the Streptomyces canus genome encodes:
- a CDS encoding DUF3618 domain-containing protein, with amino-acid sequence MADTSDIRTPAQIEADIKRRRELLAETLDEIGVRVHPKTIVGDAKAKVVSNIDHTLGRAYVSVNKAVTDVKAQFVDEEGAPRLERVVPVALVAVGLVGLLALGARRRRG
- the bcp gene encoding thioredoxin-dependent thiol peroxidase → MSERLQPGDVAPAFTLPDADGNEISLSDHKGRKVIVYFYPAALTPGCTKQACDFTDNLEVLAGAGYDVIGISPDAPEKLAKFREKESLKVTLLADPDKKVTEAYAAYGEKKNYGKTYMGVIRSTIIVDEEGKVERALYNVRATGHVAKIIKDLGI